One Pseudomonas fluorescens genomic region harbors:
- the estP gene encoding esterase EstP yields MIRQTLFVPLASCLLALACAQANAAPNPYSNFVVFGDSLNDAGTFTDTGGPAGSTERYTNRTGPSYQDGSGEVYSLNSTQLLGGRLGFTADQTASSSSAVRAENGQPDGNNWAVGGYRTDQILDSITTQSVTGERTRAGYLPSNGFRADPNALYYISGGGNDFLQGRILSLPQANAAADRLADSVQTLQTAGAKYVMVWLLPDVGLTPALNGTPLQAFSSTLANKFNSQLVTRLQGINAEVIPLNIPVLLSEVFADPGRFGLATDQNLTATCFSGSGCTENARYGINSATPDPTKLIYNDGVHPTESGQKLIADYAYSLLAAPWELSLLPEMAHGTVRAHQDELRNQWQADWENWQAVGQWRAIVSAGGQHLDVDSQSSGASADGSGYNLNVGGSYRLNEAWRVGVAAGLYRQNLEAGHNDSDYKLNSYMATAFAQFQQNRWWADAALTGGKLDYDNLKRKFDLGASEGAEKGDTDGNLWAFSTRIGYDIAQPGSQWHLSPFVSADYASVDVDGYSEKSNRATALTFDDQSRDSKRLGLGLQGKYNFTAQTQVYGEYAHEREYEDDVQKVNIALNTLPANDFTLEGYTPASHLNRVSLGVSHKLTADLALRGGYTLRKDDDFTQQGVNVGVVLDF; encoded by the coding sequence ATGATCAGACAGACGTTATTTGTACCGCTGGCCAGTTGCTTGCTGGCACTGGCCTGCGCCCAAGCCAATGCCGCACCCAATCCATACTCGAACTTCGTGGTCTTCGGCGACAGCCTCAACGACGCCGGCACCTTCACCGACACAGGCGGCCCGGCGGGCTCCACCGAGCGCTACACCAACCGCACCGGGCCCTCGTATCAGGACGGCAGCGGTGAAGTCTATTCCTTGAACTCCACACAGTTGCTCGGGGGGCGACTGGGTTTCACTGCGGATCAAACCGCCTCCTCCAGTTCCGCCGTGCGCGCCGAAAACGGTCAGCCAGACGGCAACAACTGGGCGGTCGGCGGCTATCGCACTGACCAGATTCTCGACTCGATCACCACACAGTCGGTCACGGGCGAGCGCACCCGCGCGGGTTACTTGCCGTCGAACGGCTTTCGCGCCGACCCGAATGCGCTCTATTACATCTCCGGTGGCGGCAACGACTTCCTGCAGGGCCGCATTCTCAGCCTGCCCCAGGCGAATGCGGCTGCCGATCGGCTGGCCGACAGCGTGCAGACCCTGCAAACCGCAGGCGCCAAATACGTGATGGTCTGGCTGCTGCCCGACGTCGGCCTGACCCCGGCCCTCAACGGCACGCCACTGCAGGCATTCAGCAGCACCCTCGCCAATAAGTTCAACAGCCAGTTGGTGACACGCCTGCAAGGCATCAACGCCGAAGTCATTCCGTTGAATATTCCGGTGCTGCTCTCAGAGGTCTTCGCCGACCCAGGGCGCTTCGGCCTGGCCACCGACCAGAACCTCACCGCGACCTGTTTCAGCGGCAGCGGTTGTACGGAAAACGCCCGTTACGGCATCAACAGCGCCACGCCGGATCCGACCAAGCTGATCTACAACGACGGCGTGCACCCGACCGAATCCGGACAGAAACTGATCGCCGATTACGCCTACTCGCTGCTGGCGGCGCCGTGGGAATTGAGCCTCCTGCCGGAAATGGCCCACGGCACGGTGCGCGCGCATCAGGATGAATTGCGTAACCAGTGGCAGGCCGATTGGGAGAACTGGCAAGCAGTCGGCCAATGGCGCGCGATTGTCTCGGCGGGCGGTCAGCATCTGGATGTCGACAGCCAAAGCAGCGGCGCCAGCGCCGATGGCAGCGGTTACAACCTCAATGTCGGCGGCAGCTATCGTCTGAACGAGGCTTGGCGGGTGGGCGTCGCAGCAGGTCTGTACCGGCAAAACCTTGAGGCCGGCCACAACGACTCGGACTATAAACTCAACAGTTACATGGCGACCGCGTTTGCCCAGTTCCAACAGAATCGCTGGTGGGCGGATGCCGCGCTGACCGGCGGCAAACTCGACTACGACAACCTCAAGCGCAAGTTCGACCTCGGCGCCAGCGAGGGTGCGGAGAAAGGTGATACCGACGGCAATCTGTGGGCATTCAGCACCCGTATTGGCTATGACATCGCCCAGCCGGGCAGCCAATGGCACCTGTCGCCATTTGTCAGCGCTGATTACGCCAGCGTTGATGTCGATGGCTACTCCGAAAAGAGCAACCGCGCCACCGCACTGACTTTCGATGACCAGTCCCGCGATTCGAAACGGCTGGGCCTGGGTCTTCAGGGCAAGTACAACTTCACCGCGCAAACCCAGGTGTATGGGGAATACGCCCACGAGCGTGAGTACGAAGACGATGTGCAAAAGGTCAACATCGCGCTCAACACGCTGCCGGCCAATGACTTCACTCTTGAAGGCTACACACCGGCCAGCCACCTGAACCGCGTGAGTCTGGGCGTGAGTCACAAGCTGACAGCGGATCTGGCGTTGCGCGGTGGTTATACCTTGCGCAAGGATGATGACTTTACCCAGCAAGGGGTGAATGTTGGCGTTGTGCTGGATTTTTAA
- the trpE gene encoding anthranilate synthase component I, protein MIREEFLRLAADGYNRIPLACETLADFDTPLSIYLKLADQPNSYLLESVQGGEKWGRYSIIGLPCRTVLRVHDHHVSITVDGVETESHDVEDPLAFVETFKARYNVPTIAGLPRFNGGLVGYFGYDCVRYVEKRLGKCPNPDPLGVPDILLMVSDAVVVFDNLAGKMHAIVLADPAQADAFEQGQARLQELLEQLRQPITPRRGLDFSKQQAADPVFRSSFTQNDYEKAVDTIKEYILAGDCMQVVPSQRMSIDFKAAPIDLYRALRCFNPTPYMYFFNFGDFHVVGSSPEVLVRVEDNMITVRPIAGTRPRGATEEADVALEEDLLSDDKEIAEHLMLIDLGRNDTGRVSEIGSVKLTEKMVIERYSNVMHIVSNVTGQLKAGLTAMDALRAILPAGTLSGAPKIRAMEIIDELEPVKRGVYGGAVGYFAWNGNMDTAIAIRTAVIKNGELHVQAGGGIVADSVPALEWEETLNKRRAMFRAVALAEQTPQT, encoded by the coding sequence ATGATCCGCGAAGAATTCCTGCGTCTGGCCGCTGACGGCTATAACCGCATTCCGTTGGCCTGCGAAACCCTGGCCGACTTCGACACACCGCTGTCGATCTACCTGAAACTGGCCGACCAGCCCAATTCCTACCTGCTCGAATCGGTGCAGGGCGGCGAGAAGTGGGGCCGTTACTCGATCATCGGCCTGCCGTGCCGCACCGTGCTGCGGGTTCACGACCATCATGTGAGCATTACCGTTGATGGCGTTGAAACCGAAAGCCACGATGTTGAAGACCCGCTGGCCTTCGTCGAAACCTTCAAGGCGCGCTACAACGTGCCGACCATTGCCGGCCTGCCGCGCTTCAACGGTGGCCTGGTCGGTTACTTCGGTTACGACTGCGTGCGCTATGTCGAGAAGCGTCTGGGCAAGTGCCCGAATCCGGATCCACTGGGTGTGCCGGACATTCTGCTGATGGTCTCTGACGCCGTTGTGGTGTTCGACAACCTCGCCGGCAAGATGCACGCGATCGTGCTCGCCGACCCGGCCCAGGCCGATGCCTTCGAGCAAGGTCAGGCGCGTCTGCAGGAACTGCTCGAGCAACTGCGTCAGCCGATCACCCCGCGTCGTGGCCTGGATTTCAGCAAGCAGCAAGCGGCCGATCCGGTGTTCCGTTCGAGTTTCACTCAGAACGATTACGAAAAAGCCGTCGACACCATCAAGGAATACATCCTCGCCGGCGATTGCATGCAGGTGGTTCCGTCGCAGCGCATGTCGATCGACTTCAAGGCTGCGCCGATCGATTTGTACCGCGCCCTGCGTTGCTTCAACCCGACGCCGTACATGTACTTCTTCAACTTCGGCGATTTCCACGTTGTCGGCAGTTCGCCGGAAGTGCTGGTGCGGGTCGAAGACAACATGATCACCGTGCGCCCGATCGCCGGCACGCGCCCACGTGGCGCGACGGAAGAAGCCGACGTGGCGCTGGAAGAAGACTTGCTGTCGGATGACAAAGAGATCGCCGAGCACTTGATGCTGATCGATCTGGGGCGTAACGACACCGGACGCGTCTCGGAAATCGGTTCAGTGAAGCTCACCGAGAAGATGGTCATCGAGCGTTATTCCAACGTGATGCACATCGTCTCCAACGTCACCGGCCAGTTGAAAGCCGGGCTGACGGCGATGGATGCGTTGCGGGCGATTCTGCCGGCGGGCACGTTGTCCGGCGCACCGAAGATTCGCGCGATGGAAATCATCGACGAACTCGAGCCGGTCAAACGTGGCGTATACGGTGGCGCGGTCGGTTACTTCGCCTGGAACGGCAACATGGACACCGCCATCGCGATCCGCACCGCGGTGATCAAGAACGGCGAGCTGCACGTCCAAGCCGGTGGCGGCATCGTCGCCGACTCGGTGCCGGCGCTGGAATGGGAAGAAACCCTGAACAAGCGCCGCGCGATGTTCCGCGCCGTGGCCCTGGCCGAACAAACCCCGCAAACCTGA
- a CDS encoding phosphoglycolate phosphatase: MSGFEQLFPGKLPRLVMFDLDGTLIDSVPDLAAAVDTMLLTLGRPPAGIDAVREWVGNGAPVLVRRALAGGIDDSQVNDAEAERALDIFMEAYGASHELTVVYPGVRDTLKWLHKQGVAMALITNKPERFVAPLLDQMKIGRYFKWIIGGDTLPQKKPDPAALFFVMKMANIPASQSLFVGDSRSDVQAAKAAGVKCVALSYGYNHGRPIAEESPALVIDDLRKLIPGCLDLAGGITLPDASPSSSGNAIVVVTRKLWMKVIKALARWRWRA; encoded by the coding sequence ATGAGCGGATTTGAGCAGCTGTTCCCGGGCAAACTGCCACGGCTGGTGATGTTCGATCTGGATGGCACGCTGATCGACTCGGTTCCAGACCTGGCAGCGGCGGTGGACACCATGCTGCTCACCCTCGGCCGTCCGCCGGCGGGTATCGATGCGGTGCGCGAATGGGTGGGTAACGGCGCACCGGTATTGGTGCGTCGGGCCTTGGCGGGTGGCATCGATGATTCCCAAGTGAACGATGCCGAAGCCGAGCGCGCGCTGGACATCTTCATGGAAGCCTACGGTGCCAGCCATGAGCTGACCGTGGTCTATCCCGGCGTACGCGACACCCTCAAGTGGCTGCACAAGCAGGGCGTGGCCATGGCGCTGATCACCAACAAGCCTGAGCGCTTCGTCGCACCGCTGTTGGATCAGATGAAAATCGGTCGCTATTTCAAGTGGATCATCGGCGGCGATACCCTGCCGCAGAAAAAGCCTGACCCGGCGGCGCTGTTTTTCGTGATGAAAATGGCCAACATTCCGGCCTCGCAATCGTTGTTCGTCGGCGACTCGCGCAGCGATGTGCAGGCGGCGAAAGCGGCGGGGGTCAAGTGTGTTGCGCTGAGCTACGGCTACAACCATGGCCGGCCGATTGCCGAGGAATCGCCGGCATTGGTGATCGACGATTTGCGCAAACTAATTCCCGGTTGCCTGGATCTTGCCGGTGGGATAACGTTGCCCGACGCTTCTCCATCCTCTTCTGGAAACGCCATCGTGGTGGTCACTCGCAAACTCTGGATGAAAGTCATCAAGGCCCTGGCCCGCTGGCGTTGGCGCGCCTGA
- the rpe gene encoding ribulose-phosphate 3-epimerase → MQPFVIAPSILSADFARLGEEVDNVLAAGADFVHFDVMDNHYVPNLTIGPMVCAALRKYGVTAPIDAHLMVSPVDRIVGDFIEAGATYITFHPEATLHVDRSLQLIREGGCKSGLVFNPATPLDVLKYVIDKVDMVLLMSVNPGFGGQKFIPGTLDKLREARAIIDASGRDIRLEIDGGVNVNNIREIAAAGADTFVAGSAIFNAPNYQEVIDKMRSELALARP, encoded by the coding sequence ATGCAGCCCTTCGTAATTGCTCCGTCGATTCTCTCCGCCGACTTCGCCCGCCTCGGCGAGGAAGTGGACAACGTTCTGGCCGCTGGCGCCGACTTCGTCCACTTCGACGTCATGGACAACCACTACGTGCCCAACCTGACCATCGGCCCGATGGTCTGCGCGGCGCTGCGCAAGTACGGCGTTACCGCGCCGATCGATGCACACTTGATGGTCAGCCCGGTGGATCGCATCGTCGGCGACTTCATCGAGGCTGGCGCGACCTACATCACCTTCCACCCGGAAGCCACGCTGCACGTCGATCGCTCGCTGCAGTTGATCCGCGAGGGCGGTTGCAAGTCCGGTCTGGTGTTCAACCCGGCGACCCCGCTGGACGTGCTCAAGTATGTGATCGACAAGGTCGACATGGTTTTGCTGATGAGCGTCAACCCAGGCTTCGGCGGACAGAAGTTCATCCCCGGCACCCTCGACAAATTGCGTGAAGCACGGGCGATCATCGACGCTTCGGGTCGCGACATCCGCTTGGAAATCGATGGCGGCGTCAACGTCAACAACATCCGCGAAATAGCTGCGGCCGGTGCTGACACTTTTGTCGCCGGCTCGGCGATCTTCAACGCGCCGAACTATCAGGAAGTCATCGACAAGATGCGTTCCGAACTGGCGCTGGCCCGCCCATGA
- a CDS encoding iron-containing alcohol dehydrogenase: MSLSQFKIAHKLITGAAAIEQLAAELTRLDIDNPLIVTDAALVKSGTVELALVQLGGRDYEIFDRVLPDPEIAIVEDCMRVYRDGGHDGLIGLGGGSAIDIAKSVAAYAGYHGALEDLFGVDQVPRKGPPLIAIPTTAGTGSEVTNVAILSDKVAQLKKGIVSDYLLPDVALVSPQMTLTCPRSVTAASGVDALVHAIESYLSVNASPITDSLAIGAIKLIAKALPKAYANGANLQAREDMATASLMAGMAFGNAGVGAVHALAYPLGGRFNIAHGVSNALLLPYVMNWNKMACVERMQDIAEAMGVKTAHLSASEAADKAVQAMSDLCAAVEIPAGLRSFGVPEDAIPAMAVEAAGIERLMRNNPRKLSAVDIEKIYRAAY; the protein is encoded by the coding sequence ATGAGTCTGTCCCAGTTCAAAATCGCTCATAAACTCATCACGGGGGCCGCAGCCATCGAGCAACTGGCCGCTGAGCTCACGCGCCTTGATATCGACAACCCGCTGATCGTCACCGACGCCGCGCTGGTTAAATCCGGCACTGTGGAACTGGCGCTGGTGCAACTCGGTGGTCGCGATTACGAGATTTTCGACCGCGTGCTGCCAGACCCGGAAATCGCCATCGTCGAAGACTGCATGCGCGTGTACCGCGACGGCGGGCATGACGGTTTGATCGGCCTCGGTGGCGGTAGCGCTATCGACATCGCCAAAAGTGTCGCCGCATACGCCGGTTACCACGGCGCACTGGAGGATCTGTTCGGCGTCGATCAGGTGCCACGCAAAGGCCCGCCGTTGATCGCCATCCCGACCACTGCCGGCACTGGCTCAGAAGTCACTAACGTGGCGATTCTTTCCGACAAGGTCGCGCAACTGAAGAAGGGCATCGTCAGCGACTATCTATTGCCCGACGTGGCGCTGGTCAGCCCGCAAATGACGCTGACCTGCCCGCGCAGCGTCACCGCCGCCAGTGGCGTCGATGCATTGGTGCACGCGATCGAATCCTATCTGTCGGTGAATGCCTCGCCGATCACCGACTCGCTGGCCATCGGCGCCATCAAGCTGATCGCCAAAGCCCTGCCCAAGGCCTACGCCAACGGTGCCAACCTGCAAGCGCGCGAAGATATGGCCACCGCCAGCCTGATGGCCGGCATGGCGTTCGGCAATGCCGGGGTTGGCGCGGTGCACGCGCTGGCGTATCCGCTGGGCGGGCGCTTCAACATTGCCCATGGTGTGAGCAATGCCTTGCTGCTGCCCTACGTGATGAACTGGAACAAAATGGCCTGCGTCGAACGCATGCAGGATATTGCCGAAGCCATGGGCGTGAAGACCGCGCATCTGAGTGCCAGCGAAGCCGCGGACAAAGCCGTGCAGGCCATGAGCGATCTGTGCGCAGCGGTGGAAATTCCCGCCGGGCTGCGCAGTTTTGGCGTGCCCGAAGACGCGATCCCGGCCATGGCCGTCGAGGCCGCCGGCATCGAGCGTCTGATGCGCAACAACCCGCGCAAACTCAGCGCCGTCGACATCGAGAAGATCTACCGCGCCGCCTACTGA
- a CDS encoding ABC transporter permease — translation MLSPYMSPIERVWFYSLRILCGLILLFLILPVLVIIPLSFNSGSFLVYPLQGFSLQWYHDFFASAEWMRALKNSIIVAPAATVLAMIFGTLAAIGLTRGDFPGKALVMALVISPMVVPVVIIGVASYLFFAPLGLGNSFFSLIVVHAVLGVPFVIITVSATLQGFNHNLVRAAASLGASPLTAFRRVTLPLIAPGVISGALFAFATSFDEVVVTLFLAGPEQATLPRQMFSGIRENLSPTIAAAATLLIAFSVILLLTLEWLRGRSEKLRTAQV, via the coding sequence ATGCTGAGTCCTTATATGTCGCCCATCGAACGGGTGTGGTTCTACAGCCTGCGGATTCTCTGCGGCCTGATTCTGTTGTTCCTGATTCTGCCGGTGCTGGTGATCATTCCGCTGTCGTTCAATTCGGGCAGTTTCCTGGTCTATCCGCTGCAAGGCTTCTCGCTGCAGTGGTATCACGATTTCTTCGCCTCGGCGGAGTGGATGCGCGCGCTGAAGAACAGCATCATCGTTGCCCCGGCCGCGACCGTGCTGGCGATGATCTTCGGCACCCTGGCGGCGATCGGCCTGACCCGTGGCGATTTTCCCGGCAAGGCGTTGGTGATGGCGCTGGTGATTTCACCGATGGTGGTGCCGGTGGTGATCATCGGCGTAGCGAGTTATCTGTTTTTCGCGCCGCTGGGCCTGGGCAACAGCTTCTTCTCGCTGATTGTCGTGCACGCGGTGTTGGGTGTGCCGTTTGTGATTATCACGGTTTCGGCGACGCTGCAGGGCTTCAATCACAATCTGGTGCGTGCGGCAGCCAGCCTGGGCGCTTCGCCATTGACCGCGTTCCGCCGGGTGACATTGCCGTTGATTGCGCCAGGGGTAATTTCCGGCGCGCTGTTTGCCTTTGCGACTTCGTTTGATGAGGTGGTGGTGACGCTGTTTCTTGCGGGGCCTGAGCAGGCGACATTGCCTCGGCAGATGTTCAGCGGGATTCGCGAGAACCTCAGCCCGACGATTGCGGCGGCGGCGACGTTGCTGATTGCCTTCTCGGTCATCCTGCTGCTGACCCTGGAATGGCTGCGCGGGCGCAGCGAAAAACTGCGCACCGCCCAGGTCTGA
- a CDS encoding ABC transporter permease, giving the protein MAIAVPLNEGASPTLKQKLKRAERVNRWKAQALIAPLVLFLLLVFLVPIVALLYKSVGNPEVVGGMPRTVAAIAGWDGRGLPAEPVYKAASEDLAEARKNQTLGDLSKRLNMELAGYRSLLTKTARALPFASEPTSYKEALEGLDERWGDPAYWQAVKRNTSSITPYYLLASVDHRIDDLGEIAPATPDQAIYLDIFARTFWMGLVITVICLVLAYPLAYLLANLPSRQSNLLMILVLLPFWTSILVRVAAWIVLLQSGGLINSALLAMGIIDKPLELVFNRTGVYISMVHILLPFMILPIYSVMKGISPTYMRAAISLGCHPFASFWRVYFPQTYAGVGAGCLLVFILAIGYYITPALLGSPNDQMVSYFVAFYTNTSINWGMATALGGLLLLATVVLYLIYSWLVGASRLRLS; this is encoded by the coding sequence ATGGCCATCGCCGTTCCCCTGAACGAGGGCGCCAGCCCCACCTTGAAGCAGAAGCTCAAGCGCGCCGAGCGGGTCAACCGCTGGAAGGCTCAAGCGTTGATTGCGCCGCTGGTGCTGTTTCTGCTGCTGGTATTTCTGGTGCCGATCGTGGCGCTGCTCTATAAAAGCGTCGGCAACCCGGAAGTGGTTGGCGGCATGCCGCGCACCGTAGCGGCCATCGCCGGTTGGGACGGCCGTGGTCTGCCCGCCGAACCGGTCTACAAGGCCGCCAGCGAAGACCTCGCCGAAGCGCGCAAAAACCAGACGCTGGGCGATCTGTCCAAGCGCTTGAACATGGAGTTGGCCGGCTATCGCAGCCTGCTGACCAAAACCGCCCGGGCGCTGCCATTCGCCAGCGAACCGACATCATATAAAGAAGCCTTGGAAGGTCTCGACGAACGCTGGGGCGACCCGGCCTATTGGCAAGCAGTCAAACGCAACACCAGCAGCATCACGCCTTATTACCTGCTCGCATCGGTCGATCATCGCATCGACGACCTCGGTGAAATCGCCCCGGCCACCCCGGATCAGGCGATCTATCTGGATATTTTTGCCCGCACCTTCTGGATGGGCCTGGTCATCACCGTGATTTGCCTGGTACTTGCTTATCCACTGGCCTACCTGCTGGCGAACCTGCCGTCGCGGCAAAGCAACCTGCTGATGATTCTGGTGCTGCTGCCTTTCTGGACATCGATTCTGGTGCGGGTTGCCGCGTGGATCGTGCTGTTGCAATCCGGCGGCCTGATCAACAGTGCGTTGCTGGCCATGGGCATTATCGATAAGCCACTGGAACTGGTGTTCAACCGCACCGGCGTATACATCTCGATGGTTCACATCCTGTTGCCGTTCATGATTCTGCCGATCTACAGCGTGATGAAAGGCATCTCGCCGACCTACATGCGCGCGGCGATTTCCCTCGGCTGCCATCCGTTCGCCAGTTTCTGGCGGGTGTACTTTCCGCAGACCTACGCGGGTGTCGGCGCCGGGTGTCTGTTGGTGTTCATCCTCGCCATCGGCTACTACATCACCCCGGCGCTGCTCGGCAGCCCGAACGACCAGATGGTCAGCTACTTCGTCGCCTTCTACACCAACACCAGCATCAACTGGGGCATGGCCACTGCACTGGGCGGACTGTTGCTGTTGGCGACCGTGGTGCTTTATCTGATTTACAGCTGGCTGGTGGGCGCCAGTCGCCTGCGCCTGAGCTAA
- a CDS encoding ABC transporter substrate-binding protein: MLRSLKFTALTLGLMGAASAMAAGPDLTVVSFGGANKAAQVKAFYAPWEAAGNGKIVAGEYNGEMAKVKAMVDTKSVSWDLVEVESPELSRGCDEDMFEQLDPALFGKTEDYVKGAIQPCGVGFFVWSTVLAYNADKLKTAPTSWADFWDTKKFPGKRGLRKGAKYTLEFALMADGVAPKDVYKELASKGGQDRAFKKLDELKPSIQWWEAGAQPPQYLASGDVVMSSAYNGRIAAVQKESNLKVVWNGGIYDFDAWAIPKGLDAKRAEAAKKFIAFSVQPQQQKTYSENIAYGPANTQAVPLLAKDVLKDMPTTPENIANQVQIDVSFWADNGEQLEQRFNSWAAK, from the coding sequence ATGTTGAGATCCCTGAAGTTCACCGCCCTGACTCTGGGCCTGATGGGTGCGGCCAGCGCGATGGCCGCCGGCCCGGACTTGACCGTGGTGTCGTTTGGCGGGGCGAACAAGGCCGCGCAAGTCAAAGCTTTCTACGCACCGTGGGAAGCGGCGGGTAACGGCAAGATCGTCGCCGGCGAGTACAACGGCGAAATGGCCAAGGTCAAAGCCATGGTCGACACCAAGAGCGTGTCCTGGGATTTGGTGGAAGTTGAATCGCCAGAGCTGTCCCGTGGTTGCGACGAAGACATGTTCGAACAACTCGACCCGGCCCTGTTCGGCAAGACCGAAGATTACGTCAAAGGCGCGATTCAGCCGTGCGGCGTGGGCTTCTTCGTTTGGTCGACCGTTCTGGCTTACAACGCCGACAAGCTGAAAACCGCACCAACAAGCTGGGCGGATTTCTGGGACACCAAGAAATTCCCGGGCAAGCGTGGCCTGCGTAAAGGCGCCAAGTACACCCTCGAGTTCGCCTTGATGGCCGACGGCGTGGCGCCGAAAGACGTCTACAAAGAGCTGGCGAGCAAGGGCGGCCAGGATCGCGCCTTTAAAAAGCTCGATGAGCTGAAACCGAGCATTCAGTGGTGGGAGGCCGGTGCACAACCGCCGCAGTACCTCGCGTCCGGTGACGTGGTGATGAGTTCGGCCTACAACGGTCGCATCGCCGCAGTGCAGAAAGAATCCAATCTGAAAGTGGTGTGGAACGGCGGCATTTACGACTTCGACGCCTGGGCCATCCCGAAAGGTCTGGACGCCAAGCGGGCGGAAGCGGCGAAGAAATTCATCGCCTTCTCGGTGCAGCCACAGCAGCAGAAGACCTACTCGGAAAACATCGCCTACGGCCCGGCCAATACCCAGGCTGTACCGCTGCTGGCCAAGGATGTCCTGAAAGACATGCCGACCACCCCGGAAAACATCGCCAACCAGGTGCAGATCGACGTCAGCTTCTGGGCTGACAACGGCGAGCAACTGGAACAGCGCTTCAATTCCTGGGCGGCGAAATAA
- a CDS encoding ABC transporter ATP-binding protein: MSQVDTSAGASDVLVSFRGVQKSYDGENLIVKDLNLDIRKGEFLTLLGPSGSGKTTSLMMLAGFETPTAGEILLAGRSINNVPPHKRDIGMVFQNYALFPHMTVAENLAFPLTVRGLNKSDVSDRVKKVLSMVQLDAFASRYPAQLSGGQQQRVALARALVFEPQLVLMDEPLGALDKQLREHMQMEIKHLHQRLGVTVVYVTHDQGEALTMSDRVAVFHQGEIQQIAPPRSLYEEPKNTFVANFIGENNRLNGRLLSQSGERCVVELGRGEKVEALAVNVGRTGEPVTLSIRPERVSLNGSSDQCVNRFSGRVAEFIYLGDHVRVRLEVCGKTDFFVKQPIAELDPALAVGDVVPLGWQVEHVRALDPLLEAH; the protein is encoded by the coding sequence ATGAGCCAGGTCGATACAAGCGCAGGGGCCAGTGATGTGCTGGTCAGCTTTCGTGGAGTGCAGAAGAGCTACGACGGCGAGAACCTGATCGTCAAAGACCTCAACCTGGACATTCGCAAAGGCGAATTTCTCACCTTGCTTGGGCCGTCCGGTTCCGGCAAGACCACCAGCCTGATGATGCTCGCCGGTTTCGAAACGCCGACTGCCGGCGAGATTCTGCTGGCCGGGCGCTCGATCAACAACGTGCCGCCGCACAAGCGCGACATCGGCATGGTGTTTCAGAACTATGCGCTGTTCCCGCACATGACCGTCGCGGAAAACCTTGCCTTCCCGTTGACCGTGCGTGGCTTGAACAAAAGCGATGTCAGCGACCGGGTGAAGAAAGTCCTCAGCATGGTCCAGCTCGACGCTTTCGCTTCGCGCTATCCGGCGCAGTTGTCCGGGGGGCAACAGCAACGTGTGGCGCTGGCCCGTGCGCTGGTGTTCGAACCGCAACTGGTGCTGATGGACGAACCACTCGGCGCCCTCGACAAACAACTGCGTGAACACATGCAGATGGAGATCAAACACTTGCACCAGCGTCTTGGCGTGACGGTGGTCTACGTGACCCACGATCAGGGTGAGGCGTTGACCATGTCCGACCGTGTTGCCGTGTTTCATCAGGGCGAGATCCAGCAGATCGCGCCGCCGCGCAGCCTTTACGAAGAACCGAAAAATACGTTCGTCGCCAATTTCATCGGCGAAAACAACCGCCTCAACGGGCGCCTGCTCAGCCAGAGCGGCGAGCGTTGCGTGGTCGAGCTGGGCCGCGGTGAGAAGGTCGAGGCGCTGGCGGTCAACGTCGGCCGGACCGGCGAGCCGGTGACCCTGTCGATTCGTCCGGAGCGCGTCAGCCTCAATGGTTCGAGCGATCAATGCGTCAACCGCTTCTCAGGGAGGGTGGCGGAATTCATCTATCTGGGCGACCACGTCCGGGTGCGCCTGGAAGTCTGTGGCAAGACCGACTTCTTCGTGAAACAACCGATTGCCGAGCTCGATCCAGCGCTCGCCGTCGGCGACGTGGTTCCGCTTGGCTGGCAGGTCGAGCACGTTCGTGCGCTCGATCCTCTTTTAGAGGCGCACTAA